The proteins below come from a single Gimesia alba genomic window:
- a CDS encoding radical SAM protein has translation MKHSPQFGIGASVLQPTTFCNLDCSYCYLTEKHKKILMKPDIPQRLSDFIQRNITSEEFKIIWHASEPLAMPLDQFKKLHKPLACEKFNIRVRHNIQTNATLLNSSWCEFLKNENFEIGVSVDGPLELNRKRKYRSGKESFNSTMRGIDLLKHFEIPFATISVIGNDSLKHAAKIYHFVKGIGSRCMCINVEEKEGANKGNLTPSVRVENFWKELVEIWMSDDKPIKVREIQNNLEAMSSMLAGDSANGVTIGKKIDLFPSIAVNGDVVLLSPELLNAERKNTTNEFIVGNLLSSDLSDILAVGMNSRYVKEYLEGIQKCSRGCDYFQVCGGGQASNKYFENGNLNTSETAYCKNHKQTVIEAILDSIVTKNE, from the coding sequence ATGAAACATAGTCCACAATTTGGAATTGGTGCATCAGTTTTACAACCCACTACTTTTTGCAATTTAGACTGTAGTTATTGTTACTTAACTGAGAAACACAAAAAAATATTGATGAAACCTGATATACCTCAGAGGCTATCAGATTTCATTCAAAGAAATATAACTTCTGAAGAGTTTAAGATAATTTGGCATGCTTCTGAACCACTTGCAATGCCATTGGATCAATTTAAAAAATTGCATAAACCCCTGGCTTGCGAAAAATTTAACATTAGAGTTCGACACAATATCCAAACAAATGCAACCTTGCTCAATTCGTCATGGTGTGAATTTTTAAAAAACGAAAATTTTGAAATTGGAGTTAGTGTCGATGGTCCTTTGGAACTGAATAGAAAAAGAAAATATAGGAGCGGAAAAGAATCTTTTAATTCAACCATGCGGGGTATTGATCTCTTAAAACATTTTGAAATACCTTTTGCAACCATCTCAGTAATCGGAAATGATTCATTGAAACATGCAGCAAAGATTTATCATTTTGTCAAAGGAATTGGCAGTCGCTGCATGTGCATAAATGTGGAAGAAAAAGAAGGGGCTAATAAAGGAAATTTAACTCCAAGTGTAAGGGTCGAGAATTTTTGGAAAGAATTAGTAGAAATATGGATGTCAGATGATAAGCCTATCAAAGTCCGTGAGATCCAAAACAATTTGGAAGCGATGTCATCAATGTTGGCTGGTGATTCAGCGAATGGAGTCACTATTGGAAAGAAAATTGACTTATTCCCCTCTATTGCTGTTAACGGCGATGTAGTCCTTTTATCACCAGAGTTGCTGAATGCAGAAAGAAAGAACACAACTAATGAATTTATAGTTGGAAATCTACTTTCTTCAGATTTAAGTGATATTTTAGCAGTTGGAATGAACTCACGTTACGTTAAAGAATATTTAGAAGGTATTCAGAAATGTTCAAGAGGATGTGACTATTTTCAAGTATGTGGTGGCGGTCAGGCTAGTAATAAATATTTTGAAAATGGCAATCTAAATACATCAGAAACAGCGTATTGCAAAAATCATAAACAGACCGTGATTGAAGCTATTTTAGACTCCATCGTAACTAAAAATGAATGA